A region of Heteronotia binoei isolate CCM8104 ecotype False Entrance Well chromosome 2, APGP_CSIRO_Hbin_v1, whole genome shotgun sequence DNA encodes the following proteins:
- the CDKN1A gene encoding cyclin-dependent kinase inhibitor 1, whose product MPLSQGEIPRSSCSRKLCRNLFGPVDHEQLQNDFQSMMKAEREEAQRKWNFDFETESPLEGDYKWEKVSHIKVLSPQELLSHSKENSCVGDNSLSSPAVLKIHAKTDSPGQRSFEAESSRHLKRKQTSIKDFYSSKRRTIPYKSNP is encoded by the exons ATGCCTCTGTCTCAGGGTGAAATCCCACGGTCATCCTGCAGCAGAAAGCTTTGCAGGAACCTCTTTGGGCCAGTGGATCATGAACAGCTCCAGAATGATTTTCAGTCCATGATGAAGGCGgaaagggaggaggctcagcgcAAGTGGAACTTTGACTTTGAAACAGAATCCCCACTTGAAGGGGACTACAAATGGGAGAAGGTCTCCCATATCAAAGTGTTGTCACCTCAAGAACTGCTGAGCCACTCAAAAGAGAACAGCTGTGTTGGAGACAACAGCCTGAGCTCCCCTGCAGTTCTCAAAATACATGCTAAGACAGACAGTCCTGGGCAGCGGAGCTTTGAGGCTGAGTCGTCAAGGCATTTGAAAAGAAAGCAGACAAGCATAAAAG ACTTCTACAGCTCAAAAAGGAGAACTATCCCATACAAATCAAATCCATGA